The Osmia lignaria lignaria isolate PbOS001 chromosome 3, iyOsmLign1, whole genome shotgun sequence genome includes the window gcttacaatcttaacaacaaaaatcctctgctttaatacaatagtctattatctttattacaaaatgattttctatcgatgtaatattcattgaaataattatcaacaattatttaaaacatttcatttcaatctaggatcaatattcagatttaacaatatttgtgctcgtcgaatatatttcacgaacatagatattttcatttacaagccattaataacagtatttccgtTACGAACactcaataagaagaatgttgttttgtttatttccacccagcccatccctgcccactaagtttttctttcaggaattgttgtggccgcgcgcaatgcggtcggtagagtcagtgtttgtacgaatatacttccaatgttttgatttttgcaagggcgaactggccctgaatagagttgcgtttgtatgattaggaatcacgcgaaagtagagtcagtgtttgctgcggattataaaatattctttagagcatcgcggctctgctttttcctttttcatcgtgaaagtagagtcattacaattgttcgccggaaattattctcGGTCGCGTtactttatatctttattttttttttcttttttttttctttaattgctcgatatattcggGATTAGAGTCaatgcaccactgaagaggagttttgggcgttgctccataaggaaagagtgtaagtatcttattactttatttaattaattttaattgaaatagaataatttacaatttcaatacttgataattgagagttcttaATTGCtgttgctaatattttataaaattcaatttcatatataattttattagaataaaaattgataatttgtaaaattaaccgtaattcttttttgttttgttacagatgaattttttgattgccgagttcctggatatcctgatgatggctttcttcacgacttccgccttggtacgtcacttaattgctttttattgaaatagaataatttacaatttcaacacttgatagttgagatttctttttaattgctaatattttataaaatttaatttcatatataattttattagaataaaaattgatcattttcaaaattaaccgtaattcttctttttttgttacagatgaatttcttcacgacttcagtattctcctacaaggcagcctcctacctggtgttgtccatcctcctacttgactgtcggaagaagagtatatctgcgaacggtgagtcgcatgttttatggttcctctggtgcccaatcatgtcgtaggacgaatggtccgaatcgacacgggctactagttgtatacgtgcttggcaagcatagtgaccatgggtatgattatacatacccatgagtagtaacatttttattgtttcatttcatttagttaggctaggtcttcttgtactccgcgttttaatatcatttcaattccacatattctaatagatatttttgaaatatatgaatgctcttaaatattcttaactgtggaattagaatattttaataccgaaacaattttatttattttgtctgtaatagagaagtcaaatactatctgacttaattattgcgatggttcaaagcaatataatattaataatattatgtaatctgtatactggatatacatattaatgatgctgttacattgatttaattacattttgtacactataaattcaaatattcattcaataacaaagtttaacttatttacacgttcatgaaaaaatgaacaatttatgtgcaagaagacaattcgtgacgggtagatttccaactcagagtgatctatttcaacacattttgcgtattcttgaaaatttactctgaggagggagtcacccgaggatgttttattaattttcacaacaaattcttgtttcattgcaaagaattcttaattaaagacattaaattcttttttattaaaattttgcatttcttaaattagtgttgcgaaaaatttccagcgcgagagtaaatatgacgatgcactgactagtattcggtgggaatccttttggtttttaaactcaatcctttttattatttaattaatcaaattagttacaaggattccgcggcataagaccgtgaacaccatctctgggagatatacccatgcattactaggcctttgcaggcgcagctttagaatacggaatatatgaaaatatgttaccatattctaaactgtagtccttttgtctatactatgggcgtccgtcaatctgacaccgttggatgcaacgtgttggacgggcgggtagcgctcttagcgaaggggtgcactctgtcctggcgttacgacgtccaggcggggtgggtggtatgtagcgtctggcgcaagtctagggggcgtgagacccttcgttgccagctgatattagcagtgcatcatgtttgcgtcatagttgctctattttgcttttcagtatttgttcttaaggttttatatttacaaagtcgagtcatttttattaaaatagtgaaatattagcccgttagatgtttatgtactaatcatgtttgtagatcaggattttcagatttaaccccttccgtgtttattgccaaagcccattcacgtgcccaggtgctacttggatgggtagaggcaatgggcacgatgacctagttcataagaataataattaataagcggctggcattgtgttagtatatcgtgcacgacgtaatctccacatatggtgtgtgtgtttttaggctgtgggattgcgtcggtttaataactttttcatttacttttaatttgaaataatattttattcaacaagatgtacgatgaacgtacaaaccaaatacTATTGTTACTATTACCAAATACTATtatcatgattattaccattactattaccatgattattaccattactatgaaatattctatatcaaagtagttaatgaaattttgtaattatcattatacgcaatgattgctagccttgccagacgatttcagtgaaaaatggtacgtaccgtagagtgtgatgtgagatgaaactcgggtgacggaggcgtcccgggacgttctccctagtttaggctctgcgcccgggtggagtgtatgggggtcgtggaatgaatttttgtgagaatgtgattttgccttttttaaatatagggttaggtaggtaggtagtataccttctggtgtgtgtgatagattgtaagtaggtagggccgggacaggttgtcacagtctcttggtcgggtaggcgcgatttcgcgtgatcaacctgtacctggaatatatttgaagaattgacgatacgatcgatacgaacggagtatgtcgttcgccttcgaatctatctgtacaatttttcaaatttttggcgacttcataagtcgtcatacgcggtcgcgatggcacgaaacgcacaagttctgctcgagcacggcacgtgtgcacgaacaacgacttatataaagtcctttttcgtccacgtgtcaattagagtttcgcgatttttcttttttgttgattggtctttttttttgttttgcgaatttgcaagtctcgagttttagatataagtttcaggtgggtggaccgcccgaagaaagaaaaggctatatgccgaagcgccccgacaaactgtctttcaagaggggaactattaatgattttgcatccttttgcaaaaaaggatgggaaatcattatcgttactactttgtcactgtgcttgcctgtagttgtagttttgtaatttcaggacaagagggggcccgtgacccccatgattttgggcaaatcgcgttttcaatttagtgttgcgaatattgaccacggttcaatttagtgttgcgaatgcatgattatcgcgattttcatttagtgttgcgaactttaaatatcgcgtttctttcttgcattgcattacaatataatttaacttttcaatgttgattgttttaagatttttgagagttttgctttttaatgttgattgctttagtgttgcgagtaaaaaattcacggtttgagaatcccccttttttgcattttaattgcatgtctcttaaagatagcgttgcgaatgatattagcgcgattgtttcccagtgttgcgacttataaatacgcgattgtttTGCATTAGTtcatagagttccctgctaattagtgttgcgataatgaatattcgcgttttgcattagagttgcgatatatgatgaaatgcccaaaaacgatccagtggagttgccatggtccataaggcagctatggaccagctgccgtgatacagccttggattggctgtaccccttttttagattagtgttgcgtcttacaaaattcggtagatttgagtagtgttgcgttacagttcgcgttttctctttttttctttttttcagcttagtgttgcgtataatggagcagccttcacgcgtacgcttttgtacatattatataattaatgaaattagtgttgcgagtaaaaaattcacggtttgagaatccccttttctgcattttaattgcatgtctgttaaagatagtgttgcgaatgttattagcgcgattgtttcccagtgttgcgacttataaatacgcgattgctttgcattagtttatagagttccctgctaattagtgttgcggtaatgaatgttcgcgttttgcattagaaatgccccaaaacgatccagtggagttgccatggtccataaggcagctatggaccagctgccgtggtacagccttggattggctgtaccccttttttagattagtgttgcgtcttacaaaattcggtagatttcagtagtgttgcgttacagttcgcgttttctctttttttctttttttcagcttagtgttgcgtataatgaagcagccttcacgcgtacgcttttgtacatattatataattaatgaaattagtgttgcgactgaattcgcgattgttattaaattagtggaagtaactatgactcacattcggtgggaatccattgctagtcaaggattccgcggcctaagaccgtgaacaccatctctgggagatatacccatgcattactaggcctttgcaggcacagttttagaatacggaacatatgaaaatatgttaccatattctaaactgcagtccttttgtctatactatgggcgtccgtcaatctgacaccgttggatgcaacgtgttggacgggcgggtagcgctcttagcgaaggggtgcactctgtcctggcgttacgacgtccaggcggggtgggtggtatgtagcgtctggcgtaagtctagggggcgtgagacccctcgttgccagccgatgttttgtcatagttcagaatgtttgcaattttaaaattagtgttgcgtgtgatttcggtttgtttttagggtttgcttagggattgctcttaagggcagtcaaacttttcttttcaggttcccctgtaccctccctcccactgccccgcccccattttttttcttcccttattttaattttgaaaattttgagcattcggttgtcggaaatactgttaaataatatataaatttattgttttcagaatattactaaatacgataaagttttaaatagaactttattcaaagttttatttaaaatggaaattcattttattttgtgattggtgatcaattatttcaaggaatatttgttcatttgaaatagcttattagattttaattctgctttatttaaacaaaagtggaTGGTTGTTGTTGAAGTTGTTTAGTTTTGATTTTTGGtcgcgatgtttcgtttcaagcttacggagaagctaattaaattacttttataaattttctaattcttttcctgaaaagcaaagcCCACTCGTGATTTTttcttcagtttttccatttacaataaatttgcattgaaaagtgtattgaataatataatgcaataaagtcaagTAGAATCATGGTTGTACTtacgtatattgcagtaaaagacagttgtttcaattaaaattttatatattattggtTACTAAATGAACTAATGTTAAATATTatgcaataaaatgaaataattaatgtttctaACTGAAATCACttacttaataacaatttttttttataaatctttgtctgcttttattttggtactgaaatttatttttaattcatattttgtgTCTAATTGATGTTTTCTTATTTGGAAATGACTCGTTAATCATTACTttgatttttgtgaaattttattgttactaatgtatcttcttttcaggtattacatttttttctctttgtatGAATTCGATTAATGagtttctgttgcagagaaatatctttataggaagtgtgaattaataatatcggataatagaatggaagaaatgtaatataaaatctagcatctataaatggaattcaatctattcaattaagtaaaacaaggtaaaaatgattgaaaagggaAAGTGATTCTTATGAGTGGTAATATCTGAACCgtattattttcgaaaattgtatttaatcattttctgtttatttcaggcaggttgtaaatttatgattaaggctACATCAGCCTCATTATtatcttaaattatgtttaatccttttcagtTTGTTTGAAGAAGTATTCCGGcgaggacaacaaaatcaacaaattcattgtacttatttatgtatatcccttgaaatttttatatagatTATATACGACGTTATAATGACTTTATGGTgattaagatataatcgtcaaacactgcagtgtttaattaggaagcgttaggTTTAAGTGAATTTTTAACACTAAACGTATCATGACCGATTATAaacttttgattaaaaaattcgcATAAAATGTTATCGCTTTTTCACATTTGTCTTCATgactttttctattaaatatatacaattaattttacttcatttatttatatttttatttgttgtggTACAAAtaggtatacatatattaaatctCGGTACGTTCagtgttaatataattacgagcgctcgtttAAGTAGCTAttcttagtaatataagtatgtaggacaaatatgcaattgcatatttattaattacagatctgtaatcaaaatcaaaactaaaaaatattgcgataggaataaaaagcaaaaatatgcgtagatatatgtatagataagtagataggtaggtagtaaataaaaataatgctccttttgttgttcgtttgcacaacagtcaaaaacgttttgcaaatgtgcatcaagaggatgatattaaatgaaaataaaaatttgcataaatggagggtggatgggatgaggtagggcgggtctccaaaccgcagcaacctccccgtggtgagacctgggcaatcgttattatttgatgggtaattaataactgtatcattatttctatggtacatttattaattatacaggaaataatacgagcgaattggctgcgaggTTTGTAGgttgtttttctattttatttctgcTATATTTATTGGTTAATTTTTGCACTTTACATAACTGAAATAATAGAAAAGTTTGTCAATCAAATAAAtaactcagttgcttttttaaaatgatttatttatcaagGTGCATggagtgaatacaagtttgtgaagcaattgtaataataattgttcagtCTTGTGCTGTTTTTGACTGATTtctagaaaaaaagaagaatcaaaGAGTGAAAATTAGGTCTTTTCGAATGTCAGTCTGCGGTGCAGTAAAAGagggactggtaaaacaggcgcAATTATCATACAAGTTGTGCTTTCTGCACGCAGACGGTAGCTCATCTTGGGGTATCTGGGACCCCGTAAatcatgtccagtcttttgtatctgtagtcactgctataAGCAAAATCCCGAGCAATGAGTAGGTTGGAGTAGGTATAACCTTCACATCCTACAAATGTTCATTCTAGATTCTAGCCGGTCTCCCATTCTGTCAGGGAGAGATATTTATATGTATctctaatatttcaataaaatacgtAGGAAAAGCTTGTTAAGTGAAGCTTGTTAAACTGTGTGAAGTGAAGAATTTGTTGTAAAAATATAGTTTTTTGGAAAACACTTCTATAAGAATTATCAACATACTTTAATAAAGTGTAAGAGTTTATGATTATTGAAAATGGTAGTCAGGAAGTATCAGgaagaattaaattatttagaGAAAATATCTGATGTGTGTTGGAGAATAAAGAAAGGTTTTCAGCCTAATATGAAGGTAAATATTCTTGGTTTCAACAAATTACACCAAGTTTTGAAAGCATTCCGAACTGATGTGCATCtctatttgcaatttttataggtTGAAGGTGTATTTTATGTAAATGATACATTAGAACGTTTAATGTTTGAAGAACTACGTAATGCATGTAGGCCAGGTACAGTAGGTGGATTTCTCCCAGGTATGAAACAAATTGCTAATGTAGCTGCTCTTCCTGGAATTGTTTGGAGATCAGTTGGGTTGCCTGATGTTCATTCTGGATATGGTTTTGCCATTGGTAATATGGCAGCATTTGACATGAATGACCCAAAATCAATAGTATCACCTGGTGGAGTAGGTTTTGATATAAATTGTGGTGTTCGTTTGTTGAGAACTAATTTATTTGAAGAGGATGTTACACCAGTGAAAGAACAATTGGCTCAAAGTATGTTTGATCATATTCCTGTTGGTGTTGGGTCAAAAGGAATTATTCCTATGAATGCACATGATTTAGAAGAAGCATTAGAAATGGGGATGGACTGGTCTCTTAGAGAAGGTACTAACTTGTATGTTTATTAAAacgaattttttattaatataagatACCTTGCATAGGCTATATCTGGGCTGAGGACAAGGAGCACTGTGAGGAGTATGGTAGGATGCTTAATGCAGATTCTTCAAAGGTATCAATGAGAGCCAAAAAACGTGGTCTTCCACAGTTAGGAACATTAGGAGCAGGAAATCATTATGCTGAAATTCAAGTTGTAGAAGAAATCTATGATAAGTGGGCTGCTTGTAAAATGGGTATCGAAGAGAAGGGTCAAATTTGTGTTATGATTCATTCTGGTAGTAGAGGATTTGGGCATCAAGTTGCAACTGGTAATATAAATGTGGTGTGATTATCAGTAATCACAATTTGCTTCATTGTATGATGTATTACAGATGCACTTGTTCAGATGGAAAAAGCTATGAAAAGAGATAATATTGAAACTAATGATAGGCAGTTAGCTTGTGCTCATATAAAATCTAAAGAAGGTCAAGACTATCTAAAATCAATGGCAGCAGCAGCAAATTTTGCATGGGTTAACAGAAGTTCTATGACGTTTCTCAGTCGTCAAGCATTTGCGAAACAGTTCCAAATGTCTCCCGATGATTTAGATATGCATGTTATATACGATGTTTCTCATAATATCGCGAAGATAGAGGAACATATGGTAGAGGGTAAACAGAAAACGCTTCTAGTACACAGAAAGGTAAATTAAAACGCGAGAGACATTAGTTCACTTTGTGTGAATGTTTTTTAATCGCGTTTGCTGTAGGGATCTACAAGAGCATTTCCACCTCATCATCCTTTGATTCCGGTTGATTATCAATTAACGGGTCAACCAGTTCTAATCGGCGGTACTATGGGAACTTGCAGCTACGTTCTTACCGGTACCGAACAGGGTATGAAAGAGACATTTGGATCAACGTGTCATGGAGCTGTACGTATTTCAAAATTTACTCCTGCTATGATCGAGGTATTA containing:
- the RtcB gene encoding rtcB RNA ligase; the protein is MVVRKYQEELNYLEKISDVCWRIKKGFQPNMKVEGVFYVNDTLERLMFEELRNACRPGTVGGFLPGMKQIANVAALPGIVWRSVGLPDVHSGYGFAIGNMAAFDMNDPKSIVSPGGVGFDINCGVRLLRTNLFEEDVTPVKEQLAQSMFDHIPVGVGSKGIIPMNAHDLEEALEMGMDWSLREGYIWAEDKEHCEEYGRMLNADSSKVSMRAKKRGLPQLGTLGAGNHYAEIQVVEEIYDKWAACKMGIEEKGQICVMIHSGSRGFGHQVATDALVQMEKAMKRDNIETNDRQLACAHIKSKEGQDYLKSMAAAANFAWVNRSSMTFLSRQAFAKQFQMSPDDLDMHVIYDVSHNIAKIEEHMVEGKQKTLLVHRKGSTRAFPPHHPLIPVDYQLTGQPVLIGGTMGTCSYVLTGTEQGMKETFGSTCHGAGRALSRAKSRRNLDYTDVLEKLERQGISIRVASPKLVMEEAPESYKNVTDVVNTCHAAGISKKCIKLRPIAVIKG